A region from the Lycium barbarum isolate Lr01 chromosome 8, ASM1917538v2, whole genome shotgun sequence genome encodes:
- the LOC132606582 gene encoding probable receptor-like protein kinase At4g39110: MGIFLVFLFFFITNPYVILHVYAQDDTATAKSFPAFTPQDNYLIDCGATSPTTLPGNKVFQPDQNAAKYLSYSGNDIQASASEKINVPSNIYLSAKIFTTEATYTFHASSPGLHWIRLHFLPFTYNEYDLKKSKFSVQTDALVLLRDFQTGKDEAIVKEFIVNVTTERFAIKFEPAKGSVAFVNAIEFVTAPGNILDYSVPVLFPVSQKFDLSKSNFETMYRLNVGGPLLDSTNDTLGRNWMSDAQFRNNATGQEVSTQPSAVNYLKSGGSPLIAPPAIYSSAVKMADSETTLPNFNISWTMDIDTVYPHLIRLHFCDIISKALNELYFNVYINEKMAISGLDLSSLTNHLSTAFYKDFVVDSTMVSNPLVVRVSPVNDAQGFRNAILNGLEVFRMNNSVGSLDGEYGVDGKKQNGPSKTVAYVGFAMMFGAFVGLGAMAVKWQKRPQDWQKRNSFSSWLLPVHAGDTTFMSSASRKSQFFSSNMGLGRYFTFAELADATMNWEPSEIIGVGGFGNVYYGELDDGTKVAVKRGNPQSEQGINEFQTEIQMLSKLRHRHLVSLIGYCDESAEMILVYEFMQNGPLRDHLYGKNMPHLSWKQRLEICIGAARGLHYLHTGASTGIIHRDVKTTNILLDENFVAKMADFGLSKDGPTTEQTHVSTAVKGSFGYLDPEYFRKQQLTDKSDVYSFGVVLLEALCARPAINPALPREQVNLAEWAMQWKRKGLLDKVIDPTLVGQIDPESMKKFAEAAEKCLAEYGVDRPSMGDVLWNLEYALQLQEASLQGKADDENKPISPATVAHAHVVDSTSNNQHISSPEQHKNPPEVQAIDNEYSGTAMFAQFSPLNGR, encoded by the coding sequence ATGGGCATTTTCTtggtatttttatttttctttatcacAAATCCATATGTTATTCTTCATGTCTATGCTCAAGATGATACAGCCACTGCAAAATCTTTTCCAGCTTTTACACCACAAGATAATTACCTAATTGATTGTGGTGCTACTTCCCCTACCACACTTCCAGGGAACAAAGTTTTTCAACCTGATCAAAATGCAGCTAAATACCTCTCTTATAGTGGTAATGATATTCAAGCTTCTGCGTCGGAAAAAATTAATGTCCCTTCAAATATATACCTCAGTGCAAAAATCTTCACAACTGAAGCTACGTACACATTTCATGCTAGTAGTCCTGGATTGCATTGGATCAGGCTGCATTTTTTACCCTTTACTTACAACGAATATGATCTCAAAAAGTCTAAATTTTCTGTCCAAACGGATGCATTAGTCCTCCTCCGCGATTTTCAAACTGGTAAAGATGAGGCCATTGTCAAGGAGTTTATTGTTAATGTCACCACGGAGCGTTTTGCTATTAAATTTGAGCCAGCTAAAGGGTCTGTGGCATTCGTTAACGCTATTGAATTTGTTACTGCCCCTGGCAATATTCTTGATTATTCTGTACCTGTTCTTTTCCCTGTGTCACAAAAATTTGATCTTTCTAAAAGTAATTTTGAGACAATGTATAGGCTTAATGTTGGGGGTCCTCTTTTGGATTCAACCAACGATACTCTTGGACGAAATTGGATGTCTGATGCACAATTTCGAAACAATGCCACAGGTCAAGAGGTATCTACACAACCCTCTGCTGTTAATTATCTAAAATCAGGAGGTTCCCCATTGATTGCTCCACCAGCAATTTATAGCTCTGCTGTAAAGATGGCAGATTCAGAAACAACACTTCCTAATTTTAACATATCTTGGACTATGGACATTGACACTGTGTATCCTCACCTGATACGCTTGCATTTCTGCGATATTATTAGTAAAGCGCTTAATGAACTCTATTTCAATGTGTACATTAATGAGAAGATGGCCATTTCTGGGCTAGATTTGTCATCATTGACAAATCATTTGTCTACAGCTTTTTACAAGGATTTTGTAGTAGATtcaaccatggtttcaaaccctcTCGTCGTACGTGTTTCTCCTGTGAATGATGCCCAAGGTTTTAGAAATGCAATTCTAAATGGCCTTGAGGTGTTTCGGATGAACAACTCTGTGGGTAGCTTAGATGGAGAATATGGTGTTGATGGAAAAAAACAAAATGGCCCAAGCAAAACTGTGGCTTATGTTGGATTTGCAATGATGTTTGGAGCCTTTGTGGGGTTGGGTGCAATGGCTGTTAAATGGCAAAAGAGACCTCAAGATTGGCAAAAGAGGAATAGTTTCTCATCTTGGTTGCTTCCAGTTCATGCTGGTGATACAACTTTTATGTCATCAGCTTCGCGCAAGAGTCAATTCTTCTCATCAAATATGGGATTAGGTAGATACTTTACTTTTGCTGAGTTGGCAGATGCCACAATGAATTGGGAACCTAGTGAAATAATCGGCGTTGGTGGCTTTGGAAATGTTTATTATGGAGAACTTGATGATGGGACAAAAGTTGCTGTCAAGAGAGGCAATCCACAATCTGAACAAGGTATAAATGAATTTCAGACTGAAATTCAAATGTTATCTAAGCTAAGGCATCGTCATTTGGTGTCGTTGATTGGGTATTGTGATGAAAGCGCTGAGATGATATTAGTTTATGAGTTTATGCAAAATGGTCCTTTGAGAGATCATCTCTATGGAAAGAACATGCCACATTTATCTTGGAAGCAAAGATTAGAAATCTGCATTGGTGCTGCTCGCGGGCTTCATTACCTCCACACGGGTGCATCTACTGGGATAATACATAGAGATGTCAAAACCACCAACATTTTGCTCGATGAAAATTTCGTCGCCAAGATGGCTGATTTCGGACTATCAAAAGATGGACCGACCACGGAGCAAACTCACGTGAGCACTGCTGTTAAGGGAAGTTTTGGATACTTGGATCCTGAGTACTTTAGGAAGCAGCAGTTAACTGACAAATCTGATGTCTACTCATTCGGGGTTGTACTTCTTGAAGCCTTATGCGCTCGTCCTGCTATTAATCCAGCACTTCCAAGAGAGCAAGTGAATTTGGCAGAATGGGCAATGCAATGGAAGAGAAAAGGCTTATTAGACAAGGTCATTGATCCCACACTTGTAGGACAAATTGATCCAGAGTCAATGAAAAAATTCGCGGAAGCAGCAGAGAAGTGTTTAGCTGAGTATGGTGTTGATAGACCTAGTATGGGTGATGTTTTGTGGAATTTGGAGTATGCTTTGCAGCTGCAAGAAGCCTCATTACAAGGAAAGGCCGACGACGAGAACAAACCAATTTCTCCTGCTACAGTTGCTCATGCTCACGTTGTTGATTCCACATCTAATAACCAACATATTTCTTCACCAGAGCAACATAAAAATCCTCCTGAAGTTCAAGCTATTGATAATGAGTATTCAGGGACTGCTATGTTCGCTCAATTCTCTCCTCTCAATGGACGATAA